The Telopea speciosissima isolate NSW1024214 ecotype Mountain lineage unplaced genomic scaffold, Tspe_v1 Tspe_v1.0419, whole genome shotgun sequence genome segment tctttgaggcttggattggtagagagGGGTTTGATGAAGTGGTAGCTAAGGGGTGGGACTGCCCGGTGAATATGAAGCTTAATCCTATTCTTCGGTTTGCTGCCTGCCTTAAAAATGTCAAGGCAGATCTAAAGAAGTGGAATAAGGATAGCATTGGTGATGTTTTTCTTGCAGTAAAAAATGCTTCTTCGGAATTAACTCAGATCCAAACTAGCCTTACTGCTCATCCTAATGATCTCAGTTTGGTTCCCTTAGAAACAACAGCCAAGAAGAAATTATGGGAAACCCTTAGCATTGAGGAGAAGTTCTTGAAGGAGAAGTCAAGGGTTAAAAATATTCAGTTGGGTGATGATAACAATAGCTTCTTCCATAAATCCATGGTGTGTAGGCAAAATAGGAATCACATTTTGGAGGTGCAGAATGGAGAGAATGAGGTTATCAAGGAGCCAAATCTGATTAAAAGGGAGGCGGTGTCCTTCTACATGAACCTATTTGGTGCAAATGCTGATGATGCTGGATTTTTCCCTGAGTCTGTCCCTTTGCAACATGGCTTGGACCTTGCGCAGCAAAACAGCCTTATTGGGCAGGTTTCCAATAAGGAAATAAGAGAGGTGGTTTTTGCCATGAAAAATTCTAAAGCTCCAAGTCCGGATGGTTTTGGGGCTGCTTTCTTTAAGCATGCTTGGGAGGTTGTTGGAGAGGATGTCACCTTGGCTGCTaaatggttctttttttttttttgataagtaagatttgtattactaagaaaagaaaaatgtacaaagaaaggcatcctttaagaacccaaaaatggGGAAAAGGACCGTAAGCAAGTTAGGACAGGCCCTATCAAACAgcagggagaaagaaaacccctaaggctacatcctataataggttaccagctccttatctttctttatgaGAATGGTCAGCTCCGGAGGGAAAGACTCAGGCTCCCAATAGGTTCCAGAGGGGTCAGTAGGGAGGGAAGCCATGAAATCTGCGGGCTGGTTccgttctctccaaacatgaacAAATTCTTTAGACCTCAGCAGCCTAAACTTAGAGAGGATCTTACTTTTCAAAGTAAGGATTTTCCAGGGCCCAGTGATCTACCCATTCAAAATGTCGACGGCCAGCTTCGAATCCGACCTAACAGAAACATCATACAAGCCCTTCTCGATACAAAGGGAAATTCCTTTGTAAATAGCCTTAAGCTCCATGGACAGCACCGAAAGATCTTCCCCTAGACCAGCATAGGCAGCTATGGGGTCCCCACATCCATCACGAATGAGGCCCCCAAAGCTTGCTTTGTCATTTGcaagagacccatcacaatggagagcaaccatatTCGGATTAGGGGCAAACCAAGAGCAGGCCTTTGGAATTCGAGCAGCCCAATGAACTTGAAGACCCCATTTGGCAGCAATATGAAGGTTGGCAGTAGTAGGGTCACCCtccaaagaaatggaagataatCTGCCAATAACATCCCCCTTTATAGCCCCTATGATCTGGTCCTTAGGTCTAATTTTGTTcctgaaaattctgaaatttctctccGACCAGATATGCTTGATTGTGGCACAGAACGCAAGCTTGGTGACCAGCCCCAACTTCCCTGCTCTACCTGCGGCATATCTAACCGAGATGGCTGCATCAATGACATTGCTTGGCATGGTTCCATCATGAAAGCAAAGCttataaataattttccaaatgtCAGTAGAGAATGGGCacccaaagaaaagatgattcctgctttcagttccagcccagcaaaactcACAATGATGAGGAGCCAGAATATGTCTATGAATGAGGTTGTCCCTTGTAGGGAGGGCATCCGAAAGGCATCTCCAAGCTATAAAGCAATGGGAATTAATACCCCTTTCAAACCAAAAAGCTTCACTCCAATCTGTACTGGTAGTTCTTGTGCGGATAGCATTCCAGGCTGATTTGGAAGTGAAATTACCCAAAGAGTTGCCAGTCCAAACCGTCAAATCCGGAACCTCATCGtgaaatttttcaatggttggaagggccctccaaatatcaatgaGGTCAAAAGATGTAGAGGGGCCAGGGTTCCAATCTCCATCACGCACAATCTCCTTGACACACGCATGTCGGGCAGCAAGAGAGTAGGAGCCTGCGTCGTAGCATATCCTGCTACCAAATCTATTcaagagaactccaaacgggtgtcaattatcaagccaaagctttGTAGCAGCCCCATCCCCATTGATAGTTTTGATAAGGGGAAGGGCTTTGTCCCTATACTTCAAAACTTTATACCAGACCCAAGAGCAGTTGTTGAGACCCTTGACTGTCCAAAGAGACTCTTGCTTTAGGTATCTTTGCTAAACCCACTTAACCCAAAGCCGATCTtgcttggaggcaatccaccaaatttgcttcataattccagcaatgttcatttctttgatCCGCTTGATTCCCAAACCTCCCTCTGATTTTGGTTTAccgcatcccaagaaataaaGTGCGTCTTCCTTTGAAGAGAGGGGCCTGACCAAAGGAAGTTAGAGAACATAGACTCCAGCTTGGTGATAACATGACCAGGAAGGCCAAAAATCCCTGCCCAGTAAATGTAACTTccttgaagaactgaagctaAGAGTTGAAGATGACCAGCATAAGAGAGGAATCTAGCCTTCCACCCTTCCAACTTTCGACAAAACAAGTCCAAGATGGGGCTGCAATCTTTCATGGATAACCTACCAAACCCAAGAGGAACTCCAAGGTACCTAATAGGCAGCTTGGTTTTCGAAAAACCCATTAAATCCAAAAGTTCCAGACTGCTagtttgggtaaggccccctaaaataatagaggacttagatctGTTAAGTTGAAGCCCGGAGAGGGCAATAAACTCATCCAGACCCCCCAAACTAGCTAAAATAGAATCGCGGTtccccttcacaaaaatcataagatcatcTACAAAAATGAGGTGTGAAAGGTGAAATGATTTACAGCGGGGCAGCAGCTTAATCTGACCATCAATCTCAAGCCTTCGCATAATTCTAGAGAAGGCCTCCATAGCAAGGGTGAACAGATAGGGGGACAGTGGATCCCCTTGTCTAATCCCTCTCCCTCCATTGAAGAAACCTGTCGGGCTGCCATTTATAAGGATAGAGAACATAGGAGTGGTTACACAGGCCTTCACCCACCCTATGAACTTATCTAAGAATCCCATTCTTCCCAtcacatcaaacaaaaatttcctACTTAGAGAGTCGTAGGCCTTGTGAAGATCCACCTTCAAAACTGCAGTAGGGCTGGCAGCTTTTTGTTTGATACCTCgcacaatatcatggcaaacaAGTATATTGTCAACAATAGACCTGCCCTTGATGAAAGCTGACTGATTATGGCTGACCACACTCCCAATAACATGCTGGATCCTATTGGAAAGGATTTTAGTAATAATCTTGTATAGGAGATTACGTAGAGCAATTGGCCGAAACCCCGCAAAAGTGGAGACATCCCCTAACTTCAGAACCAAAGTAATAAAGGTTGCGTTAATAGAACGGGGCATGAAGGAGTTCACAAAGAACCATTGGACAGCATGTGTTAGCTCCTCACCAATGACCTCCCACGAGTGCTTGTAAAAGCCAGCCCCGAAACCATCAGGCCCTGGGGCTTTAGAGGATTTTAAACTAAACACAACTCTTTTAACCTCGTCTCCATTTACCTCCTTGCCAAGCTCCATATTCTGAGTTTCGAAAACCACCAAGAAAGGGGAATCGAGGGGGGGCAAGAGCCCAAATCAGTGTAATCTGACCCGAACAGCTTCTTGTAGAAAAGAATAGCCTCTTCTTTGATATCCTTAGGGTTAGTGAGTGTATTTCCAGCCTGATCCATGACCTCCAAGATATGGTTTCTGTTTTGCCTACTTTGCATGGACTTGTGGAAAAAGCTATTGTTGCCATCTCCCAACTCAAGCCACCTAACCCTTGATTTCTCCTTAAGAAACATTTCTTCCATTTGCAACGCAGCCTACAGCTTGCCTTTAGCTTCCTTCTCCAATACAACAAGGGAATCATCAAGGGGATTAAGAGAAAGGTCATACTGAATTCAGCCAAGATCATGTTCTGCATCCTTAACATTTTTTAAGACATCTCCGATACTCTCCTTATTCCAACATTTAAGTTCAGATTTCACATTCTTTAACTTTGCAGCAAATCTCAAGATGGGGTTTAAGTTGACATTTATAGCCTTCAACCAGCCCCTTTTTACCACTTCATCATAGTCCTTGTGGTGAGTCCAAGCATCAAAAAACCTGAACGGCTTAGGCCCAGAGTTGAGATTGTCCAACATATTGAGAGCAATCGGGCTATGGTCAGATATTCCTGGGCATAGGAAGTTCGCTTCCGAGAAACGCAACTTGTCCAGCCAAGCACTATTAACAAGGACTCGATCTCTGTTAAATGGTTCTTCTCCAAGTCTATTATGCCTAGCTCTAtaaatgctacttttattagcCTAATCCCAAAAACTGATGCTACTACTTTGTTTGTGGGCTATAGACCTATTGCTCTTTGTAACctattttacaaaatcattacaaaaattttgtctaaTAGGTTGCAAGGAGTTGTTGGGAAAGTGGTTAGTTACAACCAGTCTGCATTTATCAAAGGGCGCTCCATTGTGGATAATATCCTTGTTTGTCATGATGTGGTGAGGGGTATTGAGCAGAAGGGGACTCCCCCTACGGCAGTGCTGCAAATTGATTTACACAAAACCTATGACTCTCTTAGTAGGAAGTTTCTGTTTAAGATAATGGGAAGGATGGGTTTTCCGACCAAGTTTATTCAGTGGGTGAAGGCGTGTGTTGATACTCCGTGCTTTTCAATCCTTCTTAATGGAAGTCCTATAGGTTATTTTAAGGGAAAGAGGGGAATAAGGCAAGGAGATCCGCTATCCCCTTATCTGTTCACTATTGCTATGGAAGAATTTTCGGCCTTGATGCAGAAGTTGGAAATTGAAGGTCAAATCATCTTGCTCCCAAGATGCAAAAGTTCCCATCTTTCACACCTTATTTTTGCCAACGAcctgatgatttttgtgaaggctgCTCATGACTCTATTTCGGCTTATTTGGGGGGTTTTGtctgattttcatacctactttgggttgaaactcaacagagctaagtcctctattattttagggggccttactcaaacggccagactgcaacttttggaattaatgaACTTTGTGGATACTAAGCTGCCCATTCGGTACCTTGGTGTGCCGCTTATATCCCACAAACTTTCTATGGCAGATTGCTCCGCTATTTTGGACCTGGTGAGACGAAGACTTGAAGGCTGAAAAGCACGTTTTTTATCCTTTGCAGGCAGGTTGCAGCTCCTTAGCTCTGTTCTTCAGGGCTGCTATATTTACTGGTCGGGCATCTTTGCTTTACCAAGTGGTGTCAAGTAGAAGCTGGAGTCCATGTTTTCGAACTTCCTTTGGACGGGCCCCTCCTTGGAATGgaaggtacattatatttcttgggatagaattttTAAACCTGAAGATGAGGGTGGCTTAGGTATTCGcagaatttcagatatgaatactgcgggtatccttaagtaaatttggtggattgcttccAAAAAGGACAGCAtgtgggttaggtgggtttatgcccgttatttaaaaaatgattccatttggacggtGAAAATTCCCCAGaactgctcttgggtttggcgtaaagtcctcaagtatagagatttggttgaacccCATGTTCACCACTTTATTGGGTCTGGCCATTCCACTAGGCTTTGGCTTGATAAGTGGCATCCTCAAGGGGTTTTAATCAAAAATTTTGGGGATCGTATTAGATATGATGCAGGTTCTCATAGTATGGCTTTGGTTTCGAACATTATTCGACAGGGCGACTGGCATCCTATTTCTTATGGTTCCTTCGACCTTATTAGTGCCTGGGGTGATTTGCAGCATATTCCCATTTTGAGAGGCATGGAtgaccttattgtttggaaggaaaatccCAATGGCTTATTTACTACTAAGTCAGCCTGGGACACTGTTAGAAGGGCCTCTCCTAAAGTAGGTTGGcataaatttgtttggtttgcTTGGAATTTCCCTAAGCATTCTTGCACATCTTGGAGATGCCTTATGGAAGCTTTGCCTACCAAAGATCAACTTATTAAGGGGAATATCCAAGTGGGTCCGAATTGCACCTTCTGTTGGGCTGGTATTTAAAGCCATGaccatcttttctttaattgcccTTTTTCCTCTAGCATTTGGGGTAAGATTAGTTCCTTTTGCTGCCAGGGGGTGGGGGACCTACCACTCTCCATAATGCGCTTGCTTGGCTCTCAAATGTTGGCTGTGCTAATGATAGGATGGATATGATTCCCaagttggctttttgtgctactgtgcattacgtttggtgggaaagaaaccGTAGGCTTTTTGAGAACAAGGTTAGAACTCATGATCAGATCATAGAGGCGATTCGTCTTGATGTGGTCATTAAGTGTGCTGCCTTACCCATTTCGGCTATAAAACCCCAAGGAACTAGTTGTTGGCTGATAAGTGGGGGTttagggtggattggaaggtgATTATTCAAAAAACCTGTGCTTGGTTTAGGCCTCCTACTCACATGGCTGTCCTTCACTATGATGGGTCCTTAACAGCTGAAAGAGATTCCTATAGTGGGATCATTCGTGATAATGCAGGTGCTGCCATTATGGCATTTGCGGGGAAGGGAGATATTAATTCTGTTCTTGGCATGGAgctttttgttattttaaagGGGGTCACATTCTGCATTCAAAAGAACCTCCTTCGGGTTTCTATCAGATCAGATTCCAAACTAGAGTAGATATTCTAAATGGGGTAGTGGGCTGCCCCTGGAACATGCTAACCTTGAGGGACCGTATAGTGTTGCTTCTTGACCAACTACAGCGCAAGGAGATCAGacatgtttggagagagctCAACCAGCTAGCAGATTTTATTGCAGCTATGGATACTGGGGATGGGGAAGCTATCTTTTATCCACCAGATTTACCACAGGACTTGGTGGAGTTGATTAAGAATGTTTCAGACTGTAAAGTTTATTTTAGGACCTTGTCTCATTAAGTTGTAGGCCTGGTTTTACACTGTTTTACTGAGGGCCTGTCCTCGGGTTGCTTTAGgagctcccctccccctcttaggcctgtctaaggggagagggaaagggctgccttcttttgttttctttcattttcttttacattCACAcatacctataaaaaaaaaggtatcgattcgaaggttatgaccctcaacaatgcatccacatgtataataagagataaggacacttttgagaaaataccaaacccaaaaaagcacataAAAGCCCCcttataaccccaaacgacccacccggcctggtttaaaccgaaaatgaacatatgccaaaatactcatcgattcgaaggtcacgaccctcaacattgcatgcacacgtctaataagggataaggacactttttaaaaaataccaaacccataaaagtacagaaatgcccccacatacccccaaacaacccaccgggtttgtttaaatcgaaaatgaacatatgccgaaaaaggtatcgattcgaaggtcatgaccctcaacatcgcatccacacgtctaataagagataaggacactttttagaaaacaccaaacccaaaaaagtatagaaatgcctccaaataaccccaaacgacccaaccggtctggtttcaaccaaaaatgaatatatgtcgaaataggtaccgatacgaaggtcacaaccctcaacattgcatccacacgtctaataagagataaggacactttttagagaatcccaaacccaaaaaagtatagaaacgcccccaaataaccccgaacgacccacccggtctggcttaaaccgaaaatgagcatatgccaaaatagctatcgattcgaaagtcacgaccctcaacatcgcatccacacgtctaataagagataatcacactttttagaaaataccaaacccaaaaaagtacagaaatgcccaaaaataaccccaaacgaccaacccaatCTAATTTAAATCGAagatgaacatatatcaaaataggtatcgattcgaaggtcacgacactgaacatcgcatccacacgtctaataacagataaggacactttttagaaaacaccaagcCGAAAAAGGtaccgaaataaccccaaataacaccaaacgacccacccggtttggtttaaaccgaaaataaacatatatcgaaataggtatcggttcgcaggtcacaaccctcaacatcgcatccacacgtctaacaagagatatggacactttttagaaaattccaaacccaaaaaagtacagaaatgcacccaaataactccaaacgacccacctggtctggttcggaacagaaatcaacatatgtcaaaataggtatccattcaaaggtcacgaacctcaacatcgcatccacacgtctaataatagatagggacactttttagaaaacaccaagcCCAAAAACTGCAGA includes the following:
- the LOC122648066 gene encoding uncharacterized protein LOC122648066 → MELGKEVNGDEVKRVVFSLKSSKAPGPDGFGAGFYKHSWEVIGEELTHAVQWFFVNSFMPRSINATFITLVLKLGDVSTFAGFRPIALRNLLYKIITKILSNRIQHVIGSVVSHNQSAFIKGRSIVDNILVCHDIVRGIKQKAASPTAVLKVDLHKAYDSLSRKFLFDVMGRMGFLDKFIGWVKACVTTPMFSILINGSPTGFFNGGRGIRQGDPLSPYLFTLAMEAFSRIMRRLEIDGQIKLLPRCKSFHLSHLIFVDDLMIFVKGNRDSILASLGGLDEFIALSGLQLNRSKSSIILGGLTQTSSLELLDLMGFSKTKLPIRYLGVPLGFGRLSMKDCSPILDLFCRKLEGWKARFLSYAGHLQLLASVLQGSYIYWAGIFGLPGHVITKLESIFGSRICYDAGSYSLAARHACVKEIVRDGDWNPGPSTSFDLIDIWRALPTIEKFHDEVPDLTVWTGNSLGNFTSKSAWNAIRTRTTSTDWSEAFWFERGINSHCFIAWRCLSDALPTRDNLIHRHILAPHHCEFCWAGTESRNHLFFGCPFSTDIWKIIYKLCFHDGTMPSNVIDAAISVRYAAGRAGKLGLVTKLAFCATIKHIWSERNFRIFRNKIRPKDQIIGAIKGDVIGRLSSISLEGDPTTANLHIAAKWGLQVHWAARIPKACSWFAPNPNMVALHCDGSLANDKASFGGLIRDGCGDPIAAYAGLGEDLSVLSMELKAIYKGISLCIEKGLYDVSVRSDSKLAVDILNG